In Gossypium arboreum isolate Shixiya-1 chromosome 6, ASM2569848v2, whole genome shotgun sequence, the following are encoded in one genomic region:
- the LOC108460964 gene encoding la-related protein 6A-like: MDCHVEPTSATADSIPPSPPHDPLDSVPIGSPEDEILYPPSDDDIDHDHGHENEDDHGQEDQVQNHEISSAVDVLTDNLKKKIIKQAEYYFSDENLPTDKYMMGLIKKNKEGFVPMSVISSFRKMKRLTRNYPSIVAALKESSLLVVSSDGKKVKRRNPLPFIEVRDPKLFTVLVENLPEDHLVENIKRIFGEVGSIKKISVRDPHAVEETKKTGRADILISSKLHALVEYETIEAAEKAVATLNDEHDWRNGMHVKLLERKGKHGQRKQAWRGPAHEKNINAQVSDQTGTEEKNPSSEYHEDIPDDEDGEHLSKEKNGFQPRNRRRGRRQKNRGTNGHGHGTTSLCHAVEPSKPPPGPRMPDGTRGFTMGRGRPLVSKPS; encoded by the exons ATGGACTGCCACGTGGAGCCTACGTCCGCCACCGCCGACTCCATCCCGCCTTCTCCGCCGCACGATCCTCTCGATTCCGTTCCCATCGGGTCACCTGAAGACGAGATTCTGTATCCGCCGTCCGATGATGATATTGACCACGATCACGGTCACGAAAATGAAGATGATCACGGCCAGGAGGATCAGGTTCAGAATCATGAGATCTCGTCGGCGGTTGATGTACTTACTGATAATCTCAAAAAGAAGATCATTAAGCAG GCGGAATATTATTTTAGCGATGAAAATCTGCCTACTGATAAGTACATGATGGGACTAATTAAGAAGAACAAAGAAGGGTTTG TTCCTATGTCAGTTATTTCTTCATTTAGGAAAATGAAAAGACTCACCAGAAATTATCCATCAATAGTTGCCGCTCTCAAAGAGTCATCTTTACTT GTTGTGAGTTCTGATGGGAAGAAGGTGAAGCGTCGGAATCCTCTTCCGTTCATTGAAGTTAGGGATCCAAAG TTATTTACCGTTTTGGTAGAAAATCTTCCAGAGGATCATTTGGTAGAGAATATTAAGAGGATATTTGGTGAAGTGGGAAG CATAAAGAAAATATCAGTTCGCGATCCACATGCTGTTGAAGAGACAAAGAAAACTGGTAGGGCCGATATATTGATCAGTAGTAAG TTACACGCACTGGTGGAGTATGAGACTATTGAGGCTGCTGAAAAAGCT GTGGCTACTTTGAACGATGAACATGACTGGAGAAATGGCATGCATGTTAAGCTTCTTGAGCGAAAG GGTAAGCATGGACAGCGAAAGCAAGCTTGGAGGGGACCTGCTCATGAAAAAAACATCAATGCTCAGGTATCTGATCAAACAGGAACCGAGGAGAAAAATCCTTCAAGTGAGTATCATGAAGATATACCTGATGATGAG GATGGGGAGCATTTGTCCAAAGAGAAAAACGGGTTTCAACCTAGAAACAGACGACGAGGGAGGAGACAGAAAAATCGTGGTACCAACGGACATG GCCATGGAACTACATCCTTATGCCATGCCGTAGAACCATCGAAGCCACCACCAGGACCTAGAATGCCTGATGGAACACGGGGATTTACAATGGGACGTGGACGGCCTCTCGTTTCTAAACCAAGTTAA
- the LOC108459983 gene encoding mannosyl-oligosaccharide 1,2-alpha-mannosidase MNS3-like, whose protein sequence is MSKSLPYSVKDVHYDNAKFRHRSFFKVITQTLFTSDMKRECVSCSAGKFLGLFMIFGLACLMLTHASKTPSATDGLSKGLETNEEHKVVTDVGVRFKKLLRRAPRLPPRLSGNEKVSSGIFTGKPNEHDEEKWKARQRNVKEAFIHAWSGYKKFAMGYDELLPLSMQGFDGLGGLGATVVDSLDTAMIMGLEEVVSEAGSWIESNLLERISQKGDVNLFETTIRVLGGLLSAYHLSGGDQDMNLANTGPKPTIYLEIAKNLADRLLSAFTSSPTPIPYSDVLLKNSSAHPAHNLLSSTSEVSTLQLEFNYLSAISGDPKYKTEGMKVFAHFKTLPKVEGLVPIYISPHSGEFIGQEIRLGSRGDSYYEYLIKVWLQLRSIQDGNFTYLYDMYEEAMRGVRHLLVQKTIPNELVFVGELPGGSKGSFSPKMDHLVCFLPGTLALGATKGITKEKAMKDNLLTIEDFENLKLAEDLAKTCFEMYSVTSTGLAPEIAYFHTKDFYEDGLGGGNQSSEYVNDIIIKFNDRHNLLRPETVESLFVLYRITQDPKYREWGWQIFQSFEKYTKVDSGGYTSLNDVTTLPPQRRDKMETFFLGETLKYLYLLFGDSSVIPLDKFVFNTEAHPFPIKDAIYLEGGSYMMKGTM, encoded by the exons ATGTCGAAATCGCTTCCTTATTCTGTGAAAGATGTTCACTATGATAATGCCAAGTTCCGTCACCGATCTTTCTTTAAG GTGATCACTCAAACATTGTTTACTAGTGATATGAAGCGTGAATGTGTAAGTTGTAGTGCAGGGAAGTTTTTAGGATTATTTATGATATTTGGCTTAGCATGTCTAATGTTGACTCATGCAAGTAAAACACCTTCTGCTACTGATGGACTATCAAAAGGTCTTGAAACAAATGAAGAACACAAGGTAGTTACTGATGTTGGTGTAAGGTTTAAAAAGCTTTTGAGAAGAGCTCCAAGGCTTCCTCCTCGGTTATCAGGGAATGAAAAAGTTAGTTCCGGTATATTTACTGGTAAACCGAATGAGCATGATGAAGAAAAATGGAAAGCTAGACAACGAAATGTAAAGGAGGCTTTTATCCATGCATGGTCTGGCTATAAAAAGTTTGCGATGGGTTACGATGAGCTTTTGCCACTGAGCATGCAGGGATTTGATGGGCTAGGAGGTCTAGGTGCTACTGTTGTAGATTCTCTTGATACTGCCATGATAATGGGTCTTGAGGAAGTTGTTTCTGAAGCGGGATCATGGATTGAGTCAAATCTTTTAGAGAGGATTAGCCAGAAAGGGGATGTCAATTTATTTGAAACCACAATACGGGTCTTAGGTGGTCTGTTGAGTGCTTATCATTTGAGTGGGGGAGATCAAGATATGAACTTAGCAAATACGGGACCAAAACCTACCATTTATCTAGAGATTGCAAAAAATTTGGCTGATCGTCTGCTATCTGCTTTTACTTCTAGTCCAACTCCCATTCCTTACAGTGATGTTCTGCTAAAAAATTCCTCAGCTCATCCAGCCCATAATCTACTGAGTAGTACATCAGAAGTTTCCACTTTACAGCTTGAGTTCAATTACCTCAGTGCAATTTCTGGTGATCCGAAGTATAAAACAGAAGGGATGAAGGTTTTTGCGCATTTCAAAACTCTTCCAAAGGTGGAAGGACTAGTTCCTATCTACATCAG TCCTCATTCTGGTGAATTTATTGGACAAGAAATTAGACTCGGATCTCGAGGTGATAGCTATTATGAGTACCTAATCAAAGTGTGGCTTCAGCTAAGATCTATTCAAGACGGTAATTTCACATATCTCTATGATATGTATGAGGAGGCAATGAGGGGTGTTAGGCACTTGCTTGTTCAAAAAACGATACCAAATGAATTAGTTTTTGTGGGGGAATTGCCTGGGGGATCCAAAGGTTCTTTCAGTCCAAAAATGGATCACCTG GTGTGTTTTTTGCCTGGTACCCTCGCACTTGGTGCCACTAAAGGCATCACAAAGGAGAAAGCCATGAAGGACAACCTTCTTACGATTGAAGACTTTGAAAACTTGAAACTCGCAGAAGATTTAGCCAAGACATGTTTCGAGATGTATTCAGTAACTTCCACTGGTCTGGCTCCTGAAATTGCATACTTTCATACTAAG GACTTTTATGAAGATGGTCTTGGTGGCGGAAATCAGAGTTCAGAATATGTAAATGACATAATAATTAAGTTCAATGATCGTCACAATTTGTTGCGTCCTGAAACTGTTGAATCCTTGTTTGTACTGTATCGTATCACTCAAGATCCAAA ATATCGGGAATGGGGTTGGCAGATCTTTCAGTCATTCGAGAAATACACAAAGGTGGATTCCGGTGGATACACTTCTTTAAACGATGTCACCACACTTCCTCCTCAAAGAAGAGATAAGATGGAGACCTTTTTCCTCGGTGAAACTCTGAAGTATTTGTACTTACTCTTTGGGGATAGCTCTGTTATACCACTCGATAAATTTGTTTTTAACACGGAAGCTCACCCTTTCCCGATTAAAGATGCTATCTATTTAGAGGGAGGCAGTTACATGATGAAGGGAACCATGTAA
- the LOC108458758 gene encoding uncharacterized protein LOC108458758 — protein sequence MANSAKKMNMEESNYRTIAIVATTPFIVIGGICIGWKYVSRAWNNKKTDHRRQQKIPRSISMAAIHGGKLALDRLVNYGKQQPTTQSGDDVEQLKTLLENEQPNYKELQQVIGRLEMNRREDEAIKILKKAMKKKKAQMKPNSNEANEIGLLLAVMYIYKGDVKKASKCLAKVGASDAKLSLYKAIISMMDQKEQEAIQHWETFKEIQNQTIPPSFNEEEFTEFKNAVYLLKQDIDAAATQLKKQ from the exons ATGGCGAACTCGGCTAAGAAGATGAACATGGAAGAGAGCAACTATAGAACAATAGCTATTGTAGCAACGACACCTTTCATCGTCATCGGAGGAATTTGCATTGGGTGGAAATATGTGAGCCGTGCATGGAACAATAAAAAAACCGATCATCGGCGGCAGCAAAAGATACCGAGATCCATTTCCATGGCGGCCATCCATGGCGGAAAGCTAGCTTTGGACAGATTGGTTAATTATGGCAAGCAGCAACCAACAACACAAAGTGGTGATGATGTAGAACAGCTAAAGACTCTTCTTGAAAATGAACAACCCAATTACAAGGAACTTCag CAAGTTATTGGAAGACTAGAGATGAACAGAAGAGAAGATGAAgcaataaaaatattgaaaaaagcAATGAAGAAGAAAAAGGCACAAATGAAGCCCAATTCAAATGAAGCTAATGAGATTGGATTGTTGCTTGCTGTAATGTACATCTACAAG GGAGATGTTAAAAAGGCTTCGAAATGCTTAGCAAAAGTAGGGGCTTCTGATGCAAAACTTTCTCTTTATAAG GCTATTATTTCCATGATGGATCAAAAGGAACAAGAAGCCATTCAACATTGGGAAACCTTTAAAGAAATTCAAAACCAAACAATCCCACCAAGTTTCAATGAAGAAGAATTCACTGAGTTCAAGAATGCAGTCTATCTACTCAAACAGGACATTGATGCTGCTGCAACACAACTCAAAAAACAATAA